CCGCTGTGCGCGCGAACTTGCGCGCGCCGTCGCCCAGGCGCAGCTTCCGGGTCGCGGCCAAGGCTTCCGGCACCCGATCGGAGTCCTGCCGACTACCGATCTGGTCGGCTGTGATGACCACAACCTTCAGTTCCGAAGATTCAGGCATATACCTAAAGTAGCCGAGATGAAGTGTTCTGCCTACATTACTTCGCAGCTGCTGCCTTCGCGGCCGCCTTGGCCTGCTTCTTGAAGTCGCGCACCTTCTGCAGCGACTCGCCGTCGACCACATCGGCCACCGACCGGAAGCTGCCCTGCTCGGCGTACGGCCCGATGGCCTCCCGCCAGCCGTCGGGCTGCACGTCGAGTTGCTTGGCCAGCAACGCCGCGAAGATGCGGGCTTTCTGGTCGCCGTAGCCCGGCAGTGCCTTCAGCCGCTTCAACAACTCCTTGGTGTCGCCGGCGGTCGTCCAGATGCGTGCGGCATCGCCGTCGTATTCATCGACCACAACCTGCGCGAGCTGCTGCACACGTCCGGCCATCGCACGGCCGTACCGGTGGATCGCCGGAGGCGTCGACGCGAGATCGGCGAACTGCTCCGGCTCCTGCGCCGCGATCACCTTGGGGTCGATGGTGCCGAGCCGCGACGCGATCTTCGCCGGCCCCCGGAAGGCGTGCTCCATCGGGTATTGCTGGTCGAGGAGCATGCCGACCAACAATGCGAACGGGTCGGACGAGAGCAACTCGTCGGCTTCGACATCCTGAGCGATCTGCAGCTTGACCATGCCCCGAAGTCTAAGCCCGCTGCCGTTCACCGTCCCTCGGACGCTCGTCGGGCAACATCGGCACCTCGAACCCCTCCGGTTCACCGACCAGCACACCGCGCCGCACCGACCCGCTGCCGAACTTCTCCCGCACCTCGTCGAGCGCCGTGTCGAGCACACCCGACTGGTGCGGATCGAGCGGCAGCATCAACTGAGTGGCGCCGGAGGCGTCGAGACCACCGATCGTCAAGCCCAGCAACGTGATTCCGCGATCGGCGATCATCGGACGCAAACCCAGCAGAAGCTCACGCGAGACCCGCAGCACCGTCTCGGTCGCCATCGTCGGACGCGGCAGCGTGCGCGACCGGGTGACCCGCTCGTAGTCACCGAACCGCACCCGGACGGTGACCGTCGCGCCCGGCCGGCCGCCGTCCCGCACCCGCCGCATCACCCGGTCGACGATGCCGACGAGTATCTGGTCGAGTTCGGCGTCGCTGCGCCGGCCGGGACCGAACGCGCGCTGCGAGCCGATCGAACCCCGCCGCTTGCCGCGCTCGACCGGGCGCGGATCCTGGAAGTGGGTCAGTGCGAACAGGTGCCGCCCGGAGGCCTTGCCGACGGTGTCCGACAGCGCGCGATACTCCACCTCGGCCAGCTGACCGATGGTGCGGATGCCACGGGCATGCAGCTTCTGCGAGGTCTTCTTGCCCACGCCCCACAGACGCTCGATCGGCAGCGGGTAGAGGAACTGCTCCTCACCGTCGTGCGGCACGACCAGCAGGCCGTCGGGTTTGCTCACGGCACTGGCGATCTTCGCGAGGTACTTCGTGCGCGCCACACCCACCGAGATCGGCAGACCAACCTCCTCGCGTACCCGCCGGCGCAGCAAGGCGCCGACCTGCTCGGGGGTGCCGGTCAGTCGCAGGAGGCCGCCCACGTCGAGGAAGGCCTCGTCGACCGAGATCCCTTCCACGTTGGGCGTGAGGTCGTGGAAGATCGCGAACACCGCCTTGCTCGCCTCCTGATACGCCTTCGGTCGCATC
This genomic stretch from Calidifontibacter indicus harbors:
- a CDS encoding HhH-GPD-type base excision DNA repair protein is translated as MVKLQIAQDVEADELLSSDPFALLVGMLLDQQYPMEHAFRGPAKIASRLGTIDPKVIAAQEPEQFADLASTPPAIHRYGRAMAGRVQQLAQVVVDEYDGDAARIWTTAGDTKELLKRLKALPGYGDQKARIFAALLAKQLDVQPDGWREAIGPYAEQGSFRSVADVVDGESLQKVRDFKKQAKAAAKAAAAK
- the dinB gene encoding DNA polymerase IV; this encodes MFVPGSQSSPQGPMLHADLDSFYASVEQRDDPRLRGRPIAVGGGIIMAASYEARAYGVSSPMGERIARELCPDLLVVPMRPKAYQEASKAVFAIFHDLTPNVEGISVDEAFLDVGGLLRLTGTPEQVGALLRRRVREEVGLPISVGVARTKYLAKIASAVSKPDGLLVVPHDGEEQFLYPLPIERLWGVGKKTSQKLHARGIRTIGQLAEVEYRALSDTVGKASGRHLFALTHFQDPRPVERGKRRGSIGSQRAFGPGRRSDAELDQILVGIVDRVMRRVRDGGRPGATVTVRVRFGDYERVTRSRTLPRPTMATETVLRVSRELLLGLRPMIADRGITLLGLTIGGLDASGATQLMLPLDPHQSGVLDTALDEVREKFGSGSVRRGVLVGEPEGFEVPMLPDERPRDGERQRA